A region from the Desulfitobacterium dehalogenans ATCC 51507 genome encodes:
- a CDS encoding PhzF family phenazine biosynthesis protein, whose amino-acid sequence MLEKNNIINVLHYEAFSDIPNKGNPAGVVFDSDRLTEEQMQSIAKKVGFNETAFLLKSNKADLRIRYFTPGHEMNLCGHGTIASIFGLMKRNNTTSSRDLSIETLAGILNVQYDHEQQEIRMAQAPAEFKEFHGDLDQLADSIGLLSEDIALELPVVYGSTGIWTLILPIKKLDAFLRMKPDNRRFKEILTQIPTASIHPVCLDTFDKTCRMHGRHFSASHSGTIEDPVTGTASGVMGAYYISYIEPSNQAEFLIEQGNEIGRKGIVRVYVEKKNSLINISISGKAVYMGDILIEY is encoded by the coding sequence TTGTTAGAAAAAAATAATATAATAAATGTTCTTCACTATGAGGCATTCTCCGATATTCCTAACAAAGGGAATCCCGCAGGGGTAGTCTTTGATTCTGACAGGCTGACAGAAGAGCAGATGCAGAGTATAGCAAAAAAAGTGGGCTTTAATGAGACCGCTTTTTTATTAAAGTCAAATAAAGCAGACTTGCGCATACGCTATTTTACGCCGGGGCATGAAATGAATTTATGCGGACATGGTACTATTGCATCAATTTTTGGACTGATGAAAAGAAATAATACTACGTCCTCAAGGGATTTGAGCATCGAGACATTGGCAGGAATCCTTAATGTTCAGTATGATCATGAACAACAGGAGATTAGAATGGCTCAAGCACCAGCTGAATTTAAGGAGTTTCACGGGGATTTAGACCAGTTGGCAGATTCTATTGGACTACTAAGCGAGGATATTGCTTTGGAGTTACCAGTTGTTTATGGGAGCACAGGTATCTGGACTTTAATTCTCCCGATTAAGAAGCTCGATGCTTTCTTACGTATGAAGCCGGACAATAGAAGATTTAAAGAGATTTTAACTCAAATACCGACTGCTTCAATCCATCCGGTATGTCTGGATACATTCGATAAAACGTGTAGAATGCATGGCAGGCATTTTTCAGCTTCACATTCAGGAACCATAGAAGATCCGGTTACAGGTACTGCCTCCGGGGTAATGGGCGCTTACTATATATCCTATATTGAACCTTCTAATCAAGCGGAATTTCTCATAGAGCAGGGGAATGAGATCGGGCGGAAGGGAATAGTCAGGGTATACGTGGAAAAAAAGAACTCACTAATCAATATTAGTATATCGGGAAAAGCGGTATACATGGGAGATATTCTTATAGAGTATTAA
- the menH gene encoding 2-succinyl-6-hydroxy-2,4-cyclohexadiene-1-carboxylate synthase produces MGVFAEDSARITNPQHRTSRLITIENLKYYTEVKGFGQPIICFHGFAENLSTWEFIQLNDCQMVLVDLIGHGHSEKPHSPEPYSLPNLLRHLHELIDHLGFTRYFLLGYSMGGRIALAYGLAYSSEVQGLILESSSYGVCHVDSRARRRQQDVWLAEAIQEKGVEWFNQYWSNLDLFASQNQLPQEIRSKINARRLQNAPHGLANTLLGSGQGIFPCLKDQITDLSIPTLYINGEYDEKYKKIGQDFIKLNPQIKREIIPGVGHNSHIENPAAFQEAVNGFLGGLLSS; encoded by the coding sequence ATGGGAGTCTTTGCAGAAGATTCAGCGCGTATTACTAATCCACAACATCGGACAAGTAGGTTAATTACGATTGAAAATCTTAAATACTACACGGAAGTAAAGGGCTTTGGGCAACCGATAATCTGTTTTCATGGTTTTGCCGAAAACTTAAGCACCTGGGAATTTATTCAACTGAATGACTGTCAAATGGTGCTTGTGGATTTGATCGGACATGGTCACAGCGAAAAGCCCCATTCTCCTGAACCTTATAGCTTGCCCAACCTTCTACGGCATCTCCATGAACTGATTGACCATTTAGGATTCACAAGGTACTTTTTGCTGGGCTATTCCATGGGTGGACGTATTGCCTTAGCCTATGGGTTAGCTTATTCGTCGGAAGTTCAAGGGCTGATCCTTGAGAGTTCATCTTATGGTGTATGCCATGTGGATAGTAGGGCTCGGCGGCGGCAACAGGATGTTTGGCTAGCCGAAGCGATTCAAGAAAAGGGGGTGGAGTGGTTTAACCAGTACTGGTCTAACCTCGATCTTTTTGCTTCCCAAAATCAATTGCCCCAAGAAATCCGCTCTAAAATCAACGCAAGACGCCTGCAGAATGCACCTCATGGACTTGCCAATACTCTGCTGGGAAGCGGACAAGGGATATTCCCCTGTTTAAAAGATCAAATCACGGATTTGTCTATACCGACTCTGTACATCAATGGGGAATACGATGAGAAGTATAAGAAAATTGGGCAAGACTTTATTAAGCTAAACCCCCAAATAAAGAGAGAAATTATCCCTGGCGTAGGACATAATTCCCATATTGAGAATCCCGCTGCTTTCCAGGAAGCAGTCAATGGCTTCTTAGGAGGATTACTTAGTTCTTAA
- a CDS encoding pyridoxamine 5'-phosphate oxidase family protein: MDKREIMFKEIRNKKRKLKLEEAKELLINGEYGILATNGENGYSYAIPLNYVYVNDKIYFHCAIEGHKLDNIALNNKISFCVVGKTELAPEKFTSKYESVLIFGRAFIADEDEKKKALIGLINKYSSGYEKQGGKYIDRSIQDTCVVKIEIDQITGKANR; encoded by the coding sequence TTGGATAAACGAGAAATTATGTTTAAAGAGATAAGAAATAAAAAAAGAAAATTAAAACTTGAGGAAGCCAAGGAACTGCTGATTAACGGTGAATATGGAATTTTGGCTACAAACGGTGAAAATGGCTACAGCTATGCCATTCCGTTAAATTACGTCTATGTCAATGATAAGATATATTTCCATTGCGCAATTGAAGGCCATAAGCTGGATAACATAGCACTGAATAATAAGATTTCCTTTTGTGTTGTAGGAAAAACCGAATTGGCTCCTGAAAAATTCACTTCAAAGTATGAAAGCGTGTTAATCTTTGGAAGAGCCTTTATTGCCGATGAAGATGAAAAAAAGAAAGCTCTGATTGGACTTATCAATAAATATTCCTCGGGCTATGAAAAGCAGGGGGGAAAATATATTGACAGGTCTATTCAAGATACATGTGTTGTTAAAATAGAGATTGACCAAATAACTGGGAAGGCAAACAGGTAA
- a CDS encoding energy-coupling factor ABC transporter permease, with protein MHMADALISPAVGGIMLVATAGLATYSIKKVQNDLDDKKVPLMGVMGAFIFASQMINISIPATGSSGHIGGGMLLAILLGPYAGFLTMASILLIQALFFGDGGLLAYGCNVFNLGFYTCFIAYPLIYKWMTRKELTSGRIVGASMLSAIIGLQLGAFSVVLETLFSGKTELPFHTFILLMQPIHLAIGVVEGIVTAAIVTFVWKARPEILERNAAGDPIGNISIKKVLTGILAGALIIGGFVSWFASSDPDGLEWSMERTAGTAELEVSDSVYDTLANIQSKTAFLPDYRFKSASEADSNSYAGTSISGIVGGALTLGLAGLIGLLISIFKKKKPKIEG; from the coding sequence ATGCATATGGCAGATGCTCTGATTTCACCTGCGGTTGGTGGAATAATGCTGGTTGCCACCGCTGGCCTAGCCACTTACTCAATCAAAAAAGTCCAAAATGATTTGGACGACAAAAAAGTTCCTTTGATGGGAGTCATGGGCGCCTTTATATTTGCATCCCAGATGATTAATATTTCGATACCGGCAACGGGATCGAGCGGTCATATTGGGGGTGGGATGCTGCTGGCGATCTTACTTGGCCCCTATGCGGGATTTTTAACAATGGCTTCTATTTTACTTATACAGGCGCTGTTCTTCGGAGATGGAGGATTGCTTGCCTATGGATGCAATGTATTCAACCTTGGATTTTATACGTGTTTTATAGCGTATCCTCTGATTTACAAGTGGATGACTCGAAAAGAACTTACTTCCGGCAGGATAGTTGGAGCTTCGATGCTTTCAGCTATTATTGGTTTGCAGTTAGGCGCATTTAGTGTTGTGTTGGAGACCTTGTTTTCTGGGAAAACAGAATTGCCTTTTCATACTTTTATCCTATTGATGCAGCCGATCCATTTAGCAATTGGAGTTGTTGAGGGGATTGTGACAGCGGCGATCGTAACCTTTGTTTGGAAGGCACGGCCGGAGATCCTTGAACGCAATGCCGCAGGCGACCCCATTGGCAATATCTCAATCAAAAAGGTACTGACGGGGATTTTGGCAGGGGCGCTAATTATTGGTGGATTTGTATCCTGGTTTGCATCTTCAGATCCGGACGGGTTGGAATGGTCCATGGAACGAACTGCTGGAACAGCCGAGTTAGAAGTTTCAGACAGTGTCTATGATACATTGGCCAATATACAAAGCAAAACGGCATTTTTACCGGATTATAGGTTTAAGTCGGCAAGTGAAGCGGATTCAAACAGTTATGCAGGAACCAGTATATCTGGAATTGTGGGCGGAGCGTTGACTCTTGGCTTGGCAGGATTGATTGGTTTGCTTATAAGTATATTTAAAAAGAAGAAACCGAAGATTGAAGGGTAA
- a CDS encoding energy-coupling factor transporter transmembrane component T family protein, producing the protein MSKIVDSIYNVRLLDDLARKDTSIHRIPPVIKILTTIVYLIVVVSFDRYEISGLLPFVFYPMILILLAELPAKPIFKRLLMVEPLIIGIGILNPLFDPRGWITFVSIMIKCGLTVTVSLILVATTGMERIAQALRALKVPSVFVLQLLLTFRYISVLMEELARMMRAYSLRAPGQKGIRLKDCGSFAGQLLLRTFDRAQRVYDSMRLRGFEGEYPMGCQSKILFKDSIYLGAWSLFFIIARVYDIPVMIGSLFGR; encoded by the coding sequence ATGTCAAAAATTGTGGATTCGATCTATAATGTAAGACTACTGGATGACTTGGCTCGCAAAGACACATCCATACACAGGATACCTCCAGTCATAAAGATTCTAACAACAATCGTCTATTTGATTGTTGTTGTGTCATTTGATCGATACGAGATAAGCGGACTTCTACCGTTTGTGTTCTATCCTATGATCCTTATTCTTCTGGCAGAATTACCGGCAAAGCCGATCTTTAAAAGGTTGCTTATGGTGGAGCCGTTAATCATTGGTATTGGGATTCTGAATCCGCTGTTTGATCCAAGAGGGTGGATTACTTTTGTATCGATCATGATTAAATGCGGACTGACTGTAACCGTATCCCTGATTTTAGTAGCAACGACGGGCATGGAAAGAATCGCGCAAGCTTTGAGAGCTTTGAAAGTGCCGAGTGTTTTCGTGCTGCAGCTGCTTCTGACATTTAGGTATATTTCCGTATTAATGGAGGAACTCGCAAGAATGATGAGGGCTTATTCTCTGCGTGCCCCTGGGCAGAAAGGGATCCGTCTGAAAGATTGCGGTTCTTTCGCTGGACAACTGCTCCTTCGTACCTTCGATAGAGCTCAACGTGTTTATGATTCTATGAGGCTGAGAGGGTTTGAGGGAGAGTATCCTATGGGATGCCAATCTAAGATTTTATTTAAGGATAGTATCTATCTAGGAGCCTGGAGTTTGTTTTTCATTATAGCAAGAGTCTACGATATACCTGTAATGATCGGTTCGTTGTTTGGGAGGTGA
- a CDS encoding energy-coupling factor ABC transporter ATP-binding protein gives MSDHELEVKNLHFSYPDGHEAIKDISFTIYQGESVGIIGANGSGKSTLLSLIMGVLFPDKGEVKVGDITVTKKTLSTIRQRVGMVFQDPDDQLFMTTVFDDVAFGPRNYHLDEEEVKIRVEEALAMVGIPHLIERAPFKLSGGEKRAAAIASVLSMKPDTLIMDEPTTGLDPKSRRRLINILNGFNQTRIITSHDLDMVLETCERILIIKDGEVAASGTTSEILKNGELLEQCGLEIPLSLHDCPVCGTMKGGKR, from the coding sequence ATGAGTGATCATGAACTTGAAGTAAAAAACCTTCATTTTTCATATCCGGATGGTCATGAAGCCATCAAGGATATTTCTTTCACAATTTATCAGGGTGAATCTGTGGGCATCATCGGCGCGAATGGGTCAGGAAAATCGACGCTTTTGTCGTTGATTATGGGGGTTCTTTTTCCTGACAAGGGGGAAGTGAAAGTCGGAGATATTACCGTCACGAAAAAAACGTTATCGACGATTCGACAGAGAGTTGGGATGGTGTTTCAGGACCCGGATGATCAGCTCTTCATGACCACTGTCTTTGATGATGTAGCGTTTGGACCTAGAAATTATCATCTGGACGAAGAGGAAGTTAAAATCAGAGTCGAAGAAGCGTTGGCCATGGTTGGTATACCTCATTTGATAGAAAGAGCGCCCTTTAAGCTTTCGGGTGGGGAGAAACGGGCTGCGGCAATCGCCAGTGTACTTTCAATGAAGCCTGATACGTTGATCATGGATGAACCCACAACAGGTTTAGATCCAAAATCAAGGCGCAGATTGATTAACATCTTGAACGGTTTTAATCAGACAAGGATTATAACCAGCCATGATTTGGATATGGTCTTGGAAACATGTGAACGTATTTTAATTATAAAAGACGGTGAAGTTGCGGCGAGCGGCACAACGTCAGAGATTTTAAAAAATGGGGAATTGTTGGAGCAATGTGGATTGGAGATCCCTCTTTCCTTGCATGATTGTCCAGTGTGTGGAACGATGAAAGGGGGAAAGAGATGA
- a CDS encoding MBL fold metallo-hydrolase, whose product MKLKILVDNNTLIDHYFLGEPAVSYYLEIDDKRILFDTGYSEVILKNAEALRIDLSQLTHIVLSHGHNDHSNGLKILNESMDMSKVSLIAHPHCFIPKYDGEEYIGAPYTEKEIQKKMHYHPSIKPYALSENCLFLGEIPQIIDFEINNSIGKQKMGQEWCDDYVMDDSALVCKSSKGLFILTGCSHRGICNIVEYATKVCEDHRILGVLGGFHLFETDERLMKTIHYFEERHIEQLYPCHCVSLKAKAKMMDKLNVNEVGAGLEISI is encoded by the coding sequence ATGAAACTAAAGATATTGGTTGATAATAACACCCTTATAGATCACTATTTTTTGGGTGAGCCAGCGGTAAGCTATTATCTGGAGATTGATGATAAGCGTATCCTGTTTGATACGGGATATTCAGAAGTGATTTTGAAAAATGCTGAAGCCTTGCGAATCGATTTGAGTCAACTCACCCATATTGTTTTATCCCATGGACATAATGATCATTCCAACGGATTGAAAATTCTAAATGAAAGCATGGATATGTCAAAGGTGAGCTTAATTGCCCATCCCCATTGTTTTATTCCTAAGTACGATGGGGAGGAATACATTGGAGCACCTTATACAGAAAAAGAAATTCAAAAGAAGATGCATTATCACCCGAGTATTAAGCCCTATGCCCTATCGGAAAATTGCCTGTTTCTTGGTGAAATTCCCCAGATTATTGATTTTGAAATCAATAATTCTATAGGCAAGCAGAAGATGGGTCAGGAATGGTGCGATGATTATGTTATGGACGATTCGGCACTGGTATGTAAAAGCTCAAAAGGGCTTTTTATATTGACGGGGTGCTCTCATAGAGGAATTTGCAATATCGTGGAGTATGCCACAAAGGTCTGTGAAGACCATAGAATTCTTGGTGTTTTGGGAGGGTTTCACCTATTTGAGACGGATGAGCGTTTAATGAAAACAATCCATTATTTTGAGGAGCGCCATATCGAACAGCTCTATCCTTGTCATTGTGTATCCTTGAAAGCCAAGGCCAAAATGATGGATAAACTGAATGTCAATGAAGTGGGCGCCGGACTGGAAATTTCTATTTAA
- a CDS encoding winged helix-turn-helix transcriptional regulator — protein MDFESKYGNCPIYYTITKMDGKWKWLILYKLYKLNIIRYNKLRDELQPIAHRTLSNQLKELAEDGLIHREQYNEVPPKVEYSLTEKGKTLIPILELMSEWGRNSMKNN, from the coding sequence ATGGATTTTGAGAGTAAATACGGCAACTGTCCGATCTACTATACCATTACGAAAATGGACGGCAAATGGAAATGGCTGATTTTATACAAATTATACAAGCTAAACATCATACGCTATAACAAATTGCGGGATGAATTACAGCCCATCGCCCATCGGACACTCAGCAACCAGCTTAAAGAATTGGCAGAGGATGGCTTAATTCATCGTGAGCAATATAATGAAGTCCCTCCCAAGGTGGAGTATTCTCTCACTGAAAAAGGTAAAACCCTTATTCCCATTCTGGAATTGATGTCTGAATGGGGCCGGAATTCTATGAAAAATAATTAA
- a CDS encoding nitroreductase family protein → MDFLELAKSRYSVRKFSTNRIVEEKLSLILEAGRVAPTAVNRQPQRILVLENEEDLAKLKPCIPYRFQETLALLVCYDKNESWKRSFDNKDSGEVDASIVATHMMLEAYNLGIGSTWVGHFDPQVTREMFQIPQNIEPVVLLLLGYPSHESSPNPNHYKRLDRAQTVYYGSFPEVEK, encoded by the coding sequence ATGGACTTTTTAGAATTAGCAAAAAGCAGATATTCAGTAAGGAAATTCAGCACCAATCGGATTGTGGAAGAGAAATTAAGCTTAATATTGGAGGCCGGTAGGGTGGCGCCTACTGCGGTAAATCGTCAGCCGCAACGGATACTCGTTCTTGAAAACGAGGAAGATCTGGCTAAACTAAAGCCCTGTATCCCCTATCGCTTTCAGGAGACATTGGCTTTGTTAGTTTGTTATGATAAAAATGAAAGCTGGAAAAGATCATTTGACAACAAAGACAGCGGGGAGGTTGACGCAAGCATTGTCGCAACCCACATGATGCTGGAGGCCTATAATTTAGGCATCGGTTCCACCTGGGTGGGACACTTCGATCCGCAAGTCACAAGAGAAATGTTTCAAATTCCACAAAATATTGAACCGGTGGTATTGCTATTGCTGGGGTATCCGAGCCACGAGTCATCGCCCAATCCAAATCACTATAAACGCTTGGATAGAGCTCAGACGGTTTATTATGGATCTTTCCCTGAAGTTGAAAAGTAA
- a CDS encoding DapH/DapD/GlmU-related protein, whose amino-acid sequence MLNLKIDDSTRLIGKIRLGNNVYIAQGSILRSINDSITLGNSSWILENSVLIGTPEHPLKVGGKTIFGHKSIVIGAEVGDLCEIGNGVIFLPGSKIGNMCIFGEGTIIPEGCVIPDESVVVGRPGKTIRKLTQEDKNMISRMRGNDISLSTYIEHIIHNEAKESEKMGKLYEYGAKYPIVSESAFIYDSAEITGDVTIGHHSLIASGVKIIGNSHGPVRIGDNVQILENSVLHLLPDNELIIEDNVTIGPGCIIHGTTIGSNTIVESGSIVCDYSKLGKNTLVKSGSLVKQRSVFDDNQIIEGFPAQSIGENTKIQNRPPWALA is encoded by the coding sequence ATGCTCAATTTGAAAATTGACGATTCGACAAGGTTAATCGGCAAGATAAGACTGGGGAATAATGTTTATATCGCTCAGGGTTCCATTCTCCGTTCCATCAATGATTCCATAACCCTTGGCAATTCGTCATGGATTCTTGAAAATTCCGTCTTGATCGGAACACCTGAGCACCCATTGAAAGTAGGCGGTAAGACTATTTTTGGTCATAAAAGTATCGTTATTGGCGCAGAAGTCGGTGATCTATGTGAAATCGGAAATGGTGTTATTTTTCTTCCGGGCTCAAAAATAGGGAATATGTGTATATTCGGAGAAGGAACCATCATTCCGGAGGGTTGTGTTATTCCTGATGAGTCTGTAGTTGTGGGAAGACCAGGCAAAACAATAAGAAAGCTGACTCAGGAAGATAAAAATATGATCTCCAGAATGAGAGGCAACGATATTTCACTGAGCACCTACATAGAACATATCATCCATAACGAGGCAAAGGAAAGTGAAAAAATGGGGAAATTATATGAATATGGTGCCAAGTATCCCATAGTCTCTGAATCTGCTTTTATCTATGATTCAGCTGAAATTACAGGGGATGTTACAATAGGGCACCATTCATTAATCGCTTCAGGTGTAAAAATCATTGGTAACTCACACGGTCCTGTAAGAATCGGCGATAACGTTCAAATACTGGAAAACTCAGTCTTGCATTTATTGCCTGACAATGAATTGATTATTGAGGATAATGTCACTATTGGTCCAGGCTGCATCATTCATGGCACAACGATTGGTTCAAACACTATCGTAGAGTCCGGCTCAATCGTTTGTGACTACAGCAAATTAGGCAAAAATACCTTGGTTAAATCCGGCAGCCTGGTTAAACAGAGAAGTGTTTTTGATGATAACCAAATCATAGAAGGCTTCCCTGCCCAAAGTATCGGCGAAAATACGAAAATCCAGAATAGACCTCCTTGGGCATTAGCATAA
- a CDS encoding winged helix-turn-helix transcriptional regulator — translation MDNKNEVNYSCPIEYTMNLIAGKWKLVILWHLSQEKVMRYGEIKKSLNNITHKMLSQQLKELEADGFIHRKAYSQIPPKVEYSLTSLGESFFPILESISKWGKHHFKENEK, via the coding sequence ATGGATAACAAAAACGAAGTAAACTATAGCTGCCCCATCGAATACACCATGAATTTAATAGCAGGCAAATGGAAGTTGGTTATCTTATGGCATTTGTCTCAAGAGAAGGTTATGCGCTACGGTGAAATCAAAAAATCTCTGAACAACATCACCCATAAAATGTTAAGCCAACAGCTTAAAGAACTGGAAGCAGACGGCTTTATCCATAGGAAAGCCTATTCACAGATACCCCCTAAGGTTGAGTACTCTCTTACCAGTTTAGGGGAATCGTTTTTTCCCATCCTGGAAAGTATAAGTAAATGGGGCAAACATCATTTTAAAGAGAATGAAAAATAA
- a CDS encoding pirin family protein: MLKRIDHTKMGSSDLGWLKSKFHFSFADYYNPSNLNFGTLRVINDDLVEAGTGFDTHPHRDMEIVSYVVNGELTHGDSMGNKRTLSRGHVQYMSAGTGVLHSEHNFGEELLRFLQIWIIPNKKGYEPNYGDYLFDWNDRKNKWLHIVSSKEGDAPIKINQDSNLFALELDKDQEIDFKVGKDRQAYLVQIEGSSDINSIVLNMQDALEITEEDIKIKALETSHFLVVEMKK, from the coding sequence ATGTTAAAAAGAATAGACCATACTAAAATGGGAAGCAGTGATTTAGGCTGGCTGAAAAGTAAGTTTCACTTTTCATTTGCAGACTATTATAACCCATCCAACCTTAATTTTGGGACGTTGAGAGTCATCAATGATGATTTGGTAGAGGCAGGTACAGGATTTGATACCCATCCTCACCGGGATATGGAGATTGTATCCTATGTTGTGAATGGGGAGCTGACCCATGGTGACAGCATGGGCAATAAAAGAACATTATCCCGGGGGCATGTCCAGTATATGAGCGCCGGGACAGGAGTATTGCACAGCGAGCACAATTTTGGAGAAGAGCTATTAAGATTTCTTCAAATATGGATTATCCCTAATAAGAAAGGCTACGAGCCAAACTATGGGGACTATCTATTTGACTGGAATGACAGGAAAAACAAATGGCTTCATATTGTTTCTTCTAAAGAAGGCGATGCCCCCATAAAAATCAATCAGGATTCCAATCTATTTGCCTTGGAATTAGATAAGGATCAGGAAATAGATTTTAAAGTAGGTAAGGACAGACAGGCCTATTTAGTGCAGATAGAAGGAAGTTCTGATATAAACAGTATCGTTTTGAATATGCAAGATGCCTTGGAGATTACAGAAGAAGATATCAAAATAAAAGCACTGGAAACGTCGCATTTTCTTGTGGTGGAAATGAAGAAATAA
- a CDS encoding GNAT family N-acetyltransferase: protein MLEIKKGTKSFYIGDSEEKPLAEMTYVLSNDHLIIIDRTYVSEELNGQGIGKLLLKELVDWARKENKKINPICPYAKAQMEKNPEHHDMIYK from the coding sequence ATGTTAGAAATAAAAAAAGGAACGAAAAGTTTTTATATAGGGGATTCGGAGGAGAAGCCATTGGCAGAAATGACATATGTTCTTTCCAATGATCATCTTATTATCATTGATCGCACCTATGTCTCCGAAGAATTAAATGGTCAAGGGATTGGTAAACTGCTGCTTAAAGAACTTGTGGATTGGGCGCGGAAGGAAAATAAAAAGATCAATCCCATTTGCCCTTATGCAAAGGCACAAATGGAAAAGAACCCAGAACATCATGATATGATCTACAAATAA
- a CDS encoding TetR/AcrR family transcriptional regulator, protein MSSKPKQRPDTRELLLKAAIKEFSEKGFEKARISDIVASAGYSQRTFYIYFESKDAIFKELLTEWEKRLANKFDIEDEKDYKQNILNRWIQIIEFMAQDPEYSKAVYFKSPYFEETRQHIFEHLMGILIKEQSHGFLRTSVAVEILAESILSGIEGIAYRHVINKKETDIPKLAEQMVDIYIYGVGI, encoded by the coding sequence TTGAGTTCTAAACCAAAGCAAAGACCGGATACCAGAGAACTGCTTTTAAAGGCTGCGATTAAAGAATTCTCAGAAAAAGGATTTGAAAAAGCAAGAATATCCGATATTGTGGCTTCCGCCGGTTATTCCCAAAGAACGTTCTATATTTATTTTGAAAGTAAGGACGCCATTTTTAAAGAGTTATTGACGGAGTGGGAAAAACGGTTAGCGAATAAATTTGATATCGAAGATGAGAAGGATTATAAGCAAAATATTTTAAACCGGTGGATTCAAATCATTGAATTCATGGCCCAGGACCCTGAGTATTCCAAGGCAGTATACTTTAAATCCCCTTATTTTGAAGAAACCAGGCAGCATATTTTTGAACATTTGATGGGAATATTGATTAAGGAACAAAGCCATGGCTTTTTGAGAACAAGCGTAGCGGTTGAGATCCTGGCCGAATCAATCCTTTCAGGTATAGAAGGGATAGCCTATCGGCATGTGATTAACAAAAAGGAGACGGATATTCCTAAGCTGGCGGAACAGATGGTGGATATTTATATCTATGGAGTGGGGATTTAA
- a CDS encoding DUF2292 domain-containing protein, giving the protein MKEGSSTIDRNHTNLNSYLKSINRVIAEALNVDETSRISVQTSKTLLNEAYLQYKDSLQNKDDLQNETLSQELYLMIKRYLEPYQNIIEIRKELEQVKNSKFSQIEKICRELSYGEIILKVQNGNPVLIESLKKQVKLI; this is encoded by the coding sequence ATGAAAGAGGGTTCAAGTACAATCGACCGCAATCACACGAATCTGAATTCTTACCTTAAATCGATCAACCGGGTTATCGCCGAAGCTTTAAATGTCGATGAAACAAGCAGAATATCGGTTCAGACTAGCAAGACTCTTTTAAATGAAGCCTATCTTCAATATAAAGATAGTTTGCAGAATAAAGATGACTTGCAGAATGAAACCCTGAGTCAGGAATTGTATTTAATGATTAAACGCTATCTGGAACCCTATCAGAACATCATTGAAATACGGAAGGAATTGGAACAGGTTAAAAACAGCAAGTTCAGCCAAATCGAGAAGATTTGTCGGGAACTCTCTTATGGGGAGATCATTTTAAAAGTGCAAAACGGCAATCCTGTTTTAATAGAGTCTCTGAAAAAACAGGTGAAATTGATATAA
- a CDS encoding 4Fe-4S binding protein gives MIVWWSYTIISDRCKRCLKCLDACPAGAILRPEHGPLRIQEEICIRCGQCMPQCAFRAISKVLKPKIAKSGERKEINYAGIHNS, from the coding sequence ATGATTGTGTGGTGGTCCTATACTATTATTTCCGATCGATGTAAACGATGTCTGAAATGCCTGGATGCATGCCCTGCGGGGGCCATCCTTCGGCCTGAACATGGTCCTCTCCGCATCCAAGAAGAAATTTGCATTCGGTGCGGCCAATGTATGCCTCAGTGTGCTTTTAGAGCCATCTCAAAAGTATTAAAACCTAAAATCGCTAAGAGTGGAGAAAGAAAGGAGATTAACTATGCCGGCATCCATAATTCCTAA